The following nucleotide sequence is from Candidatus Desulfatibia profunda.
ACCTAAAAACCAGGAGTCTTCATCTTTATCCGGTTTATCCGGCGATTGACAATTTAGTCAATCCATATTAGACTAGCCTCAATCTAGTCTAAGGAGGCGTGTTATGGAAACCGTAGGTGCATATGAAGCCAAAACCCATCTGCCCAAGTTACTGGAACGCGTGCTCAAGGGTGAGCGTATAACCATTACGAAGCATGGTGTTCCTGTGGCTGTATTACAACCCCCTGATCTTGAAAAAAAAGTGGATACCAAATCAGTTATCCTTGAACTGCAAAAATTCCGTGACAAACATAGTCTTGGTGGAATCTCAATTCGAGACATGCTTGAAGAAGGAAGGCGGTAAATGGTCAAACATTTCGTTGTCGATAATTCTGTTGTAATGTCATGGTGCTTTAAAGATGAAACCAACAATTACGCCGATATTGTTCTGAACAGGCTTACAGAAGCCACCGCCGTCGTGCCATCTATCTGGCCCCTTGAGGTTGTGAATGTTTTGTTAGTAGCCGAGCGTCAAAACCGGCTCAGTGAATCAGATAGTATACGGTTCATAACTTTGTTATCCCAACTTCCGATCGTTGTGGAGTATGAACGACCAGAAATGATGATGAAGGAGCTTTTGGCTTTGGCAAGGGCAAATAATCTATCGAGCTATGATGCCTCATATCTGGATCTTGCAATGAGGAAAGGCTTTCCAATAGCCACCCTGGACAACAAGCTAATCGAAGCAGCCAGAAGGATTGATGTTCCAATTCTTGCAGCTTGATCGAATTGATGAACCAGCAAAAAAAAAGAATCGCCGAACCTGTCAGTGGAGCCGGGAATATCCGGTCATACAATTTAACTTTTGGAATTGGGGGGGTTGGTGAAAGATTGATGTATTCAAGTGTTCGGATTAAAAGTCTAAG
It contains:
- a CDS encoding type II toxin-antitoxin system prevent-host-death family antitoxin, coding for METVGAYEAKTHLPKLLERVLKGERITITKHGVPVAVLQPPDLEKKVDTKSVILELQKFRDKHSLGGISIRDMLEEGRR
- a CDS encoding type II toxin-antitoxin system VapC family toxin, which produces MVKHFVVDNSVVMSWCFKDETNNYADIVLNRLTEATAVVPSIWPLEVVNVLLVAERQNRLSESDSIRFITLLSQLPIVVEYERPEMMMKELLALARANNLSSYDASYLDLAMRKGFPIATLDNKLIEAARRIDVPILAA